Within Oscillatoria salina IIICB1, the genomic segment GGTAAAAGGTATTGCTTTGGGACGTTTTAGTCGGTGTTGCGCTCCCGAAGGAATACCCAGTTGGACTGTAGAAGAAGTGTTAAGCGATCGCCTCATCGATCTTAATATTCCCATTGTCTCAGATTTGGCTTTCGGTCATGAGGGCGCAAATGCGGCTCTTCCAGTGGGACAATTTGTTACTTTGGATGGATCTCAAGGTATTTTAGCTTTTCAGTCTCAGGAAAGCATTACGAATAAATAACCACAATCTACAAAGAGCAATTAAGCAATGATAAGCTAGCAAATGCACTTAAAAATCTCTCTATAACAAGGTGAAGTTCATATGACTGGGACAACCCAGATACCATATCTCTTACGTGCGGCTCGTAATGAGGAGTTAGAGCGTCCTCCAGTGTGGATGATGCGACAAGCGGGTCGTTATATGCAGGTTTATCGCGATTTGCGCGAGAAATATCCCAGTTTCCGCGAGCGATCGGAAAATGCTGAGATTGCGATCGAAATTTCCTTGCAACCCTGGAAGGCGTTTCAACCGGATGGGGTGATTATGTTTTCTGATATTTTGACTCCTTTACCAGGAATCGGTATTCCTTTTGATATCGTCGAAAGTAAGGGACCGATGATTCAACCGCCAATCCGGAGTCAGGAACAAATTGACCAATTGCATCCTCTAGAGCCAGACGAGTCTCTACCGTTTATTAAGAAAATTTTAACGGCTTTGCGCGAGGAAGTTGGCAACCAAGCGGCGGTATTAGGTTTTGTCGGCGCACCTTGGACATTAGCAGCTTACGCGATCGAAGGTAAAAGCTCGAAAAATTACGCGATTATTAAGAGTATGGCGTTTTCTGAGCCGAAAATGCTGCATCAGTTTTTAGGGAAATTGGCTGAGGCGATCGCTACTTACGTTTGCTACCAAATTGACTGCGGAGCGCAGATCGTGCAAATGTTTGACTCTTGGGCTGGTCAACTTTGTCCTCAAGATTACGAAATTTTTGCTTTACCATATCAACTGCAAGTTGTCAAGAAGGTAAAGGAAACTCACCCAGATACACCCTTAATTCTCTACATTAGTGGTAGTGCAGGCGTGTTAGAAAGAATGGGTAGATCGGGAGTTGATTTTGTCAGTGTAGACTGGACAGTAGATATGGCAGAAGCCAGAGAGCGTCTCGGTAAAGATATGAAAGTACAAGGAAATATCGACCCTGGCGTATTATTTGGCTCAAAGGAATTTATCCGGGAGCGAATTATTGATACCATTCGTAAAGCCGGATCTCGCGGTCATATCCTGAACCTCGGTCATG encodes:
- the hemE gene encoding uroporphyrinogen decarboxylase, translating into MTGTTQIPYLLRAARNEELERPPVWMMRQAGRYMQVYRDLREKYPSFRERSENAEIAIEISLQPWKAFQPDGVIMFSDILTPLPGIGIPFDIVESKGPMIQPPIRSQEQIDQLHPLEPDESLPFIKKILTALREEVGNQAAVLGFVGAPWTLAAYAIEGKSSKNYAIIKSMAFSEPKMLHQFLGKLAEAIATYVCYQIDCGAQIVQMFDSWAGQLCPQDYEIFALPYQLQVVKKVKETHPDTPLILYISGSAGVLERMGRSGVDFVSVDWTVDMAEARERLGKDMKVQGNIDPGVLFGSKEFIRERIIDTIRKAGSRGHILNLGHGVLPGTPEENVAFFFETAKQADKLLAFSA